A portion of the Pirellulales bacterium genome contains these proteins:
- the csrA gene encoding carbon storage regulator CsrA: MLVLSRKKNESIVINNDITIVVVEIRGDKVRLGVEAPKEVPVHRREVYDAICRGNNQVNTDDSPATSTPNEQ; encoded by the coding sequence ATGCTTGTACTCTCAAGGAAAAAGAACGAGAGTATTGTCATTAACAATGACATTACCATTGTTGTCGTGGAAATCCGCGGCGACAAGGTGCGCCTGGGTGTTGAGGCTCCCAAGGAAGTGCCTGTCCATCGGCGTGAGGTTTACGACGCCATTTGTCGCGGAAACAACCAGGTTAATACTGATGATTCGCCGGCGACATCGACGCCGAATGAACAGTAA